The Desulfovibrio sp. G11 region ATCTTTCGATATAACCCGTTGTTTTCATTGGCGTCCCCAAGGGGATTTGAACCCCTGTCGACGGCGTGAAAGGCCGTTGTCCTGGGCCGGCTAGACGATGGGGACGCACTGTTTGTGTTGGCTGGGCTGCAAGGACTCGAACCTTGATTAACGGAGCCAGAATCCGCCGTCCTGCCAATTGAACGACAGCCCAACACGAAGAGTGTGTATATGTGAACCACGCCGGACTGTCAAGCAAGAATTTTAAAAAAAATCATTCAGCTAGCAAAATGGCTGTTTCCAACGGGCAGAAGAGCGTGCCACTCAAACAGAAAAGAGGGCTGGTTTTTGTGAAAAAGCTGTATCCTGAAAACTTATTTTTTTAGTACGTTAAATTGCCATGCCCAGTGGTTCGCAGGCAGGCGCTGTTCTTCTGATTGAAAAGTTAAAAAAAGAACAAGTATGTCGTTTGGTTGTGACTCGTAATGCTTTGCTGGTTGTTTATGCAGTTTATCGCTTTTTCTGTTTTTTTAAAATTTATTGCTCTACAACCCACACTAACTCACTGAATATACTTGCGCTAATTGGTTTGACGTGATATTCACACCAAACAACTATCCTCTTAACCTTTTACCGGATTGTGAAAGAATGTTTGTAACGTAAAACAACGCTGTGGCGGAGGATGATTATGGAAGACAAAGGATTATTGGGTAAAATTGTGGCCATTATCCCCGGTTTGGTGCTGATGATCGGCACCCTGGCCGTATTGCGCATGTATGCTGTTCCCTGGCTGAACGGCATCACGCTTTTCGGCGTAAAAGGCTGGCCTGTAAAAGTGCTGAGCCTCAACTATATCTTGCTTTCCATTATTGCGGGCATGCTGTTTCGCAACGTTTTGTTTGGCGGCAAGATTCCCGCGTGGGCGGATGCGGGCTTTCGCACAACCCGCCTGTTTATTAAAACGGGCGTTATCATGCTGGGTTCGCTGTATACCCTGCAAAGTCTGCTCAAACTGGGTATAAGCGCCGCGCTGCTGATTATGGCTTTTGTGTTCGGCACTGTCTTCCTTATCATGTGGTTGAGTAAAATATGGAAAGTTGACCGCTCTGTGGCGGCTGTTATGGCGGCGGCCTGCGGCGTGTGCGGGGTTTCTGCGGCGGTGGCGGCAGCCCCCGGTGTGCGCGCCCGTCCTGTGGACCTGGCCCTTGCCATTGCCACGATTCTTGGCTTTGGCATTGTGACGATGTTTATCAGCCCCTTTATCGGTAAAGCGCTCAACCTGTCAGACCTGCAATACGGCGCATGGGTCGGTACGGGCATTCTGAACTCCGGCCAGGTGCTTGCCACCTGCCTGGCATTCAATCCGGTAATTGCTCCGGGAACGGCCGTGGCCTATGGTGAAGTGTGGAACGTGGTGCGCGTCATCAGCATTCCTTTTGTGGTTTTTGCCATCACCGTCTGGTACTGGAAGGGAGAGGGAGAGGCCGAGCACATCAGCCTGAAGGAAATTCTTATTTCCAAGTTCCCCATCTTCGTTTTGGGCTTCTTTGGCATGACGGCCCTGTCTTCTCTGGGTATGCTCGGGGCTGAAGGTTCTGAAACCCTGCACCTTCTGCGCGACTGCATGCAATGGATATTCGGCATCGGCCTTGTTGGGCAGGGGGCGTACATTGACTTCCGTGAAATCAAGGCCGCCGGCGGCAAGCCGTTGCGCCTCGGTCTGACCGCGGGTACCGTAAAATATGTGCTGGCCCTTATCGTCATCATGCTGTTCATGCCCAAAGTAGGCGCGTTCTAAGCCAAAGGAAGATGCCATGAGTAATGACAAGCAAAAAATGACAGTCTTCAGGAATGACCGGCACGAGGATATCGCTTCGATTATTTTTGCCGGGCTTGTAGTAATTTGCGTGCTTGGCTACATGGCCTTTATCGTACCCACGGTAAAGGTGAAGGCCAGCCAGGACGGCAAACTTGTTTCTGTCGCAGTGGAAAAAGGGGCCGAAGTCAAAAAGGGCGATGTGATCTATTCGCTTGAAGTTGTTGAAAAAAAATGGAAAGACAACGTGATGGAAGAAAAGGTTGTCACCAGGGACGTGAGCGTCAAAGCCAACGGAAAGGTTCTTGATGTTCCCGGCAAGCCCGGCGAAAAGGTAAAAAAAGGCAAGGATACCATCATCGTGCTTGATCATGAAAAGGGAACATTGCCTTGATGTCCGCCTCTGCCCCCAAAAATATCCTGCTGCTGCTTGATGAGGAAAGCCCCGCCGCAGCCGAGGCTGTTCGCATTGCGCGTGAAAGCGGCGCGGCCCTGACCGCCCTTTTTGTGCTGGACTCCACATGGAATGACTATGTGGGGCATGACTGGCTCTCGGGTAGTGGGTCCCGCGCGGACTTCATCGACTATATGCAGCAGGAGGAAGAAAAAAGCGCAGCCAGGGCCTTTACCCGGCTTCGGGAATTTGCCGGTGACCAGATGGAAATCCATTGTCTGACAACATCCGGCAATGTGATTGACCATGCCCGGCAAGAAATGGTCCGGGGGTATGACCTGTTTGTTGCTGCCAACCCCCTGCGGCGTGGCCTTGAGCGCATTCGCGGTAATGTGGGGGCGCTTTGCGAAAATGCCCCGTGCCGCATTCTGCTTGTACCCGCAGCGTAATATGACTGAATGGCTAAACCGGCCCTGACATCGCAAGGGCTGTGGAAAAACCGGGGACCGTGCTTTTGACGCGGTCCCCGGTTGACGTTTGCGGCTGTTACGGCGCAGGTGAAGCAGAAAGGCAGCCGTTGCGTGCGGCGGGCGAAAGCCGCTTTTTCGTAGGGACCGCTATTGCCCGCATGGTATTTTTATCGGATCACGCGCTTGTTTTGACGCGGCTGCGCTTGTTTTGACGCGGCTGCGCTTGTTTTGACGCGGCTGCGCTTGACGCTTCTGATCGTGGGCTTCGGCAGCTAGTCGGTGGACCGGACTTGTTTTTGCACCGCAGCCCTGCCGGTATGTTTGTGACCGCCATGCCCGCTGCGCAGATAGATCAGCCAGTGAAACATGCCAACAAACACTCCGCCGCCAAGGATGTTGCCAAGTGTTACGGGGATAAGGTTTTTGAAGATGAAATTCGACCAGGTCAGCACAGTCGCGGTATGCTCGGGATCGGTCAGCCGGGCAGCCACAGCGGGAGGCATCATGTCATTACACAGGATACCGATAGGAATCATGAACATGTTTGCTACGCTGTGCTCAAATCCGCAAGCAATGAAAAGGCCTACAGGAAACAGGCAGGCGGCCATTTTATCAATCAGTGAGCGTCCGGCATAGCTCATCCATACGCCGAGGCAGACCAGCAGATTGCACATGGTACCCAGAAAAATGGCTTCAATGAAGGTGTGTGTGAGTTTGTTTTCTGTGGTGTTGATATAAAAAACAGCTATATCACCACCAGATGCCCACGGGTGTCCGCTCAGCAAAATGAGCGCCGCCAAAAAAAGACTGCCCACAAAATTTCCTGCATATACTATTCCCCAGTTCGAGAACATTTGTCCCCAGGTAATCTTGCGGCAGGCACGCGGAAGAAGCGTCATGGTTGTAGAGGTAAACAGATCCGCACCCAGAACGATAACAAGCATGAGGCCGAGACTGAACACCAGCCCGCCGACTATTTTTCCCGCTCCTGCCGTGTTGGCTACGGCACAGTAAACAAAGCCCAGGCCGATGAACACGCCCGCCATAACAGCAAGCATAAAAGCATTGGGCGCTGGCCTGAGCGCCTTGCCTGCCATTATCACCACCGCCTTGTGACACATCTGCTGGGGATTCAGTGCCTCGAAGGAGGAAGGATCATGCATGGTGTTCTCCTTTGCATGGGATAAAATGCCAAATTTACATTTCTTGCACATATCGAAAACACGAATACCCACGGCTCAAATTCGTTTCGATGTTTACATCCTCTTGAAGCATACGAGTTTCAAAAGATATGCTGAGATGATGCATTCAGGGGGCGCTCCGGCATGCCAGGCGGCGGTCACGAACCTGAGTGTCCTTCCAAGGGGTGTTTTACCAATTTTTCAATAAAGGTATAGGGGCATTTTTATTTATTCCCGGAAAGTATGAATTTTCTAGCCACAAGGGTGGAAGCCAGAGCGACTGGCACCCGCTGAACGGCAGCGCCTCTTGTAAAAGAGAGCATGCTTGATAAAAGGAGCATGTAGACCGATCTGCACCATACAAGACGTACAGCAACGGAGCGCTCTATAGCCCGAATACTTCTGCCTGAAAAGTAAAACAGCCTTGCGGGCGTATCTGTAAAAAACAGAAAAGCCCCAAACGCTGATACGTTTCGGGCCGTAATAATCAGAAGTCTCATATGAAAATTTGTACTTTTGATCATCTTTCGCAAAATTTCAACAGAGTTACCGGTACGGGACGGGTTTTCAATTAATGCGTAATCATATGTATTTTAATGAAGTGGCAAGTTCAGCCCTCAGTTCTTGGTTCTGCTCATTTAATCGCTTGTTCCACTGTCGGAGATTTTCAATCTGTTTTTGGGCTTCGGCAAGCTGGGCTTCGAGTTCGGCCATACGAGCGGATCTATTTGCATCTGCCTTGCTTTGATTAGCGTTGGTTGGGTATTCATCATCGTATCTGTCATAATAGCCATTGTCATGCATGGACTTTTCATGATTCCTGATCGTCCGATAATGGAATGTGAAGTTATCCAACTCTTCAACTTTGCGGCTCATTGGTTGCTATTCATACCACATGCCCCTTTCATTAATAGTATGGTGTTGGATGTAAAACCACTCAAGAACACCATGAGAGAACAGGTCATTGCTGTCCGGCTAAGGGGTAACAAAAAAGTCCAAAATCTCAGCAGTATGTGGTATAAGAAGTTACCACAACAACTTGCCACACAAGGAGATTTTGGACTTGAGCCATCATACTACACTCTTCTCTCAACTGCTATCCCTGATACCGGGACATGTTTTTGAAAAACTCGAACGCAAGCACAAAACTGGCCGCTCTTCACGCCAATTTGGATTCAAGGAGCAATTCACCGTCATGGCCTTTATCCAACTCGCTGCAAGGCGCTCTTTACGCGATGGGCTTCGCGCCTTGGAGGCGGCCAAGAGACGGCTGTATCACCTCGGCTTGAAATCAGTAGCGCGTTCCACGGTTGCCGATGCCAACAATTCAAGGCCTGTGGAATTTTTCAAAGACCTGTTCGCTGAAATGTATGGCCTGTGCCATCTTCGTGCGCCTCGTCACAAATTCCGCTTCAAGTGCAAGCTGTACAGCATGGACGCCACCACCATCAGCCTATGCCTGTCCATCTTTCCCTGGGCGTCGTTCCGGCGGAACAAGGCTGGCGTGAAAGTAAATACCGTGCTTGACCACGATGGCTACATTCCCGCTTTTCTCGATATCAACAATGCCAAAACCCACGAAAGCCGCATGGCCAAAAGTCTTTCATTGCCAAAGGGTTCCATCGTCACCTTCGATAAAGGCTATATCTGCTATTCCTGGTTTCGCATGTTGACCGCGAAGGGCATTTTCTTCGTAACCCGACTGAAGAGCAATGCTGCCTATAAGCTCGTTGATCGCCGCGCCGTAGACCGGAAAACCGGGGTCACGTCCGATCACATCATTGACGTGAGCAGCCGGGGAAAAACCACTCGTCTACGCAGAATCGGCTATCGCGATGCGAAAACCGGCAAACGGTACGAATTTTTGACCAACCATTTCCGCCTGTCCGCCAAGACAATTGCTGATATCTATAAAGAACGCTGGCAAATTGAAATATTCTTCCGCGAAGTCAAACAAAATCTGCATATTAAAAGCTTTGTCGGGCGCTCGGAGAATGCGGTGCACATCCAGATTTATACGGCCCTGACCGTGTATTTACTCCTGGCCTATCAGAAATTCCTGAGCAAGCTTGGGCTGTCGGTGCAACAACTCTTCGAGCTCATTTGCTTGAATCTGTTCGGCAAGGATTCTCTGGAAGAACTTCTGAATCCACGAAGACGAAAAACTATAAACACCTATAGTTATAGCCTGTTAGCTATGGGTGCTTAACCGGACAACATTGGTGCTGCATGAGATATTCCACGAACTCAGCAGGACCAAGCTTATACCGTTCCATGAGGTTATTGGACGTGTAAAAATCTCCATCATCTGGCTTTGGCATTTCTGTGAAGAATATTTTCAGAGGAAGGGTTGCCAGTTCTGGGGGGCAGATTGTGCCGTCAGCGTCAAAGGCAAGGACAAGATTGTTTCGGCAAAGGCTGTCTGAATTTTAGGTCGTGATTCAACGTCTTGAATGATGTTACAATCTCGCCAGTCCGTTTTGTCAACAGGGGGGAGAGGTGCGCCGCTGCTTTCGGGGGGGGCTTTTCGTGAAAGGCACATCTTTGAAAGGGGCATCCGGTAAACCAAGGTCCTCAGCGGAAACATTGCCTATATATTCGGGATGAAGCTTCTCACATTGCAATACATCTTCCAGTAAAAAATAGGAGCACATTGCTGTCCGGCTAAGGGGTAACAAAAAAGTCCAAAATCTCAGCAGTATGTGGTATAAGAAGTTACCACAACAACTTGCCACACAAGGAGATTTTGGACTTGAGCCATCATACTACACTCTTCTCTCAACTGCTATCCCTGATACCGGGACATGTTTTTGAAAAACTCGAACGCAAGCACAAAACTGGCCGCTCTTCACGCCAATTTGGATTCAAGGAGCAATTCACCGTCATGGCCTTTATCCAACTCGCTGCAAGGCGCTCTTTACGCGATGGGCTTCGCGCCTTGGAGGCGGCCAAGAGACGGCTGTATCACCTCGGCTTGAAATCAGTAGCGCGTTCCACGGTTGCCGATGCCAACAATTCAAGGCCTGTGGAATTTTTCAAAGACCTGTTCGCTGAAATGTATGGCCTGTGCCATCTTCGTGCGCCTCGTCACAAATTCCGCTTCAAGTGCAAGCTGTACAGCATGGACGCCACCACCATCAGCCTATGCCTGTCCATCTTTCCCTGGGCGTCGTTCCGGCGGAACAAGGCTGGCGTGAAAGTAAATACCGTGCTTGACCACGATGGCTACATTCCCGCTTTTCTCGATATCAACAATGCCAAAACCCACGAAAGCCGCATGGCCAAAAGTCTTTCATTGCCAAAGGGTTCCATCGTCACCTTCGATAAAGGCTATATCTGCTATTCCTGGTTTCGCATGTTGACCGCGAAGGGCATTTTCTTCGTAACCCGACTGAAGAGCAATGCTGCCTATAAGCTCGTTGATCGCCGCGCCGTAGACCGGAAAACCGGGGTCACGTCCGATCACATCATTGACGTGAGCAGCCGGGGAAAAACCACTCGTCTACGCAGAATCGGCTATCGCGATGCGAAAACCGGCAAACGGTACGAATTTTTGACCAACCATTTCCGCCTGTCCGCCAAGACAATTGCTGATATCTATAAAGAACGCTGGCAAATTGAAATATTCTTCCGCGAAGTCAAACAAAATCTGCATATTAAAAGCTTTGTCGGGCGCTCGGAGAATGCGGTGCACATCCAGATTTATACGGCCCTGACCGTGTATTTACTCCTGGCCTATCAGAAATTCCTGAGCAAGCTTGGGCTGTCGGTGCAACAACTCTTCGAGCTCATTTGCTTGAATCTGTTCGGCAAGGATTCTCTGGAAGAACTTCTGAATCCGCGAAGACGAAAAACTATAAACACCTATAGTTATAGCCTGTTAGCTATGGGTGCTTAACCGGACAACATTGATAGGAGCATTGATCATCGTGGATCAGACCAAGGCTAGGGGCAGGAAATTCGAGATCAGTTTTGTTTGCTCTCATTTTGGCCATGATCGAGAATGCCAGAAATATCGGTGACATGGATAGCATGCCCGCCAACTTCCTTAAATATTTCACTGACGGCCACATCAGCCTGAGTTTTGCAGTATCTAAAACAATGCGTTCTCTATCCCAAGGCTCATACTTTTGATTAACAACACTTTGCCAATCGGGCAGAACATGGCCGGAAATGTCTGGCGACCGGCCTTCGACCCTTTCCTTATGTTGCTCCGTGTCCGAGCAGATGATTTCAATTTCCAGATAATCAACGCCCTCTTGAACGGCTATATCCCGCCATGCGTTACGGGTAATTCGTAATGGATTCACGGAGTCTGCCACAACCGAAAGCCCCAGACGTAGATTGTCCGCAGCTAAAGCATAACCGGCAATATACCCCGCTGGACCTAAATCCCATTGATTTTTTGCCAAGCCTGAACGAACAAGCGCCAGTTCCAAGCTGTCCATGCGTATGTATGCGGCGGAAAGTTTTTGAGCGACTTGGCGCGCTATTGTAGTTTTGCCAGTTCCCGGCAGGCCGCCGAATATTAATAGCAATTTTTGTCCTTATCGTTGAAGTGACCGGGTGTTACTCAGACGAGTGCGTTATTCGCGGGCAACCAACTGTCCGTCCCCCTTTCTGAATTGCCGCAATATCCACTTCAGCAACGCCCGCCTTACAAATTCATTGAAAAGATCCTATGAGCGGAGCAGGTTCCCGGTGGTCTAACTTCCGTTATTCGCACCGCATGGGCCGTACTGTGCGGGATCTGTCGGGGCACCGTCCTTGCACACCCTGGCTTCCTTCCACACTAGTGAGCTTAAATGCTTTTGAGATGAACTAAATAATCTGCCATTCCTGCATCATGCGGCGGCGCTCCGGCAAATATTCGGCATGATTGTAGCGGCCCGAATGGCGTTTTTCTCGCCGTGGGCAAGCTGGGCTTCAATTACGTCTGCTCTGTATCCTTGCTCGTTGAGTAGGGTATTGCTCCGCCGCTGGGGGTATCCAGAAGTTTAGGCAGGGCAGGGGAGAGAAAATGGTGGGAATATCAGCCAGGAACAAGGCTTTCGCGTGTTGGGGGTATCGCGGAAGGCAATGTTCTTTTCTCTGCCTTACTACCCCCAAAATACCCCCAGAAATGGGGTATGTCAACGAACCCTCGCGAATTGAAACGGAAGCTCAGAAAACAAAAAATCCGCTTGGCTATTGGCCTTGCGGACTTTTGCGAACTTCTTTGGAAGTCTTTATGGTGCCGAGGGCGGGACTCGAACCCGCACGAGAATTCTCACTACCCCCTCAAGATAGCGTGTCTACCAGTTCCACCACCTCGGCGCGAAAAAATGAATTAGCGTATTGTGCTGGTCTTGGCAAGCATTTTTTTAAAAAAATTGTCGGGGCTTGCGCTTACGTCGTGTTGCGAGTAACTTCAGGCGCTCACTGGAGACTGCCAATGGACGAAAACGTACATAAATTTTTGCGTCGCACAGGCCCTGTGCTGTGCCTTGATATCGGCAGCGGTACTCAGGACGCACTCCTGGCCCGGCCCGGGCTTGAATGTGAAAACTGGCCGCGCTTTGTATTGCCGTCGCCAGCCCGCATGGTTGCCCAGCGCATCCGCGAACTGACCCTGCTGCGACATGACTTGTGGCTGCATGGCAGCAATATGGGCGGCGGCTTCAGCCAGGCCATCAAGGAGCACCTGGCCGCCGGATTCAAGGTGTGGGCTACTCCGGCCGCTTCGCGCGGCATCCACGACAGTGAGGATGTGGTGCGCGCCATGGGGGTGGAGTTTTGTGCCACCTGTCCCGTGGGCTGCGTTCCCGTTTTTCTGTCGGACTACGGACCGGACTTCTGGGCCGGGCTGTTGCGCATTTCCGGTCTGCCGCAACCGCACATGGTGCTTGCGGCCGCCCAGGATCACGGCCATCATGTAGGGGGCAACCGGCAGGGCAGGATGCTCATGTGGAACCGGCTTCTTGCCGAATCTGCGGATCCGGCATCCTGGATTTATTCCACGCCGCCCCCATCGCTTACCCGGTTGCAACCTCTGCATGACAAAACCGGTGGCCCTGTGGCCGATACAGGGGCCAGTGCCCTGCTTGGCGCGCTGTGTGACAGCGAGGTCATGAACCGCAGCTACCGTGAGGGCATAACCGTCATAAATGTGGGCAACGGGCATACTGTGGCGGCTCTTGTGTACAAAGGGCTGGTGCGCGGCATTTACGAGCATCATACGGGCATGCGCAACCTGGAGCAGTTGCTGGCTGATCTGGAACAGTTCCGCAAGCATTGGCTGCCCGCTGAAGAAGTGCAGGCCACGGGCGGGCACGGCACGGCCTTTGGTCCATACTGTGAAGAGGCCGGAGGCTATGAGCCTACGTTTATCACAGGGCCAAGGCGCGCCTTGCTGCAAGGCCACGGGCGTTTTTTGGCTCCGCATGGCGACATGATGCTGGCCGGCAGCCTGGGATTGCTGTGGGGCTGGGCGCGTACGCATGCCGATTGATCTGCAGGCGCAACCTGCGGCCTGATCCGGTCCGGAGGCTGACCTCCGGAAGTTTTGACAATGCTCCAGTAAGGTGAGGAGAGGCATGGAAGTTTTTGATCCAGCGGAACTGTGGAGCCGGGAGCGCATAGAGGAAACCCAGCTTGTCCGGCTGAAAAATATGGTCGCTCAGGCCCGTAAGTGTGATTTTTACCGGCAGCGCCTCGACGAGGCAGGAATCGGGCCGGACTCTTTGCACAGCCTTGATGACCTGCGCCGCATCCCCTTCACCACCAAAGACGATCTGCGTACCCAGTATCCCACCGGCATGCTTTGCGTGCCTCAGGCTGAAATTGTGCGTATGCACTGCTCAAGCGGCACTACCGGGTCGCCCGTAGCCATCTGTCACACGCAGAACGATATCAATTCCTGGGCCGACCTTATGGCGCGCTGCATGCACATGGTGGGCGTGCGCCGTGAGGACGTATTTCAGAATATGTCCGGTTACGGTCTGTTCACGGGCGGTTTGGGCATCCATTTCGGGGCCGAACGCCTGGGCTGCCTGACCATCCCCGCCGGTGCGGGAAACTCGCGCCGCCAGATCAAGCTGGCCAAGGACTTTCGCACTACTGTGGCGCATATTCTGCCTTCCTATGCGCTCATTCTTGGCGAACACCTGCGCAATATGGGTGAAGACCCGCGTGAATTCCCCTTGCGCATCGCTCTTGTGGGCGCGGAGCCGTATACTGAAGAATTCCGCCGTCGTATTGAAAGCCTTTTTGATATGAAGGCGTATAACTCCTACGGGCTTTCCGAAATGAACGGGCCGGGCGTGGCCTTTGAATGCCTTGAGCAGGCCGGCATGCACCTGTGGGAAGACGCCTATATTCCTGAAATTGTCGATCCGGAAACAGGCCAGCCTGTACCCGAGGGCCAGGTGGGCGAGTTGGTCATGACCTGTCTCTGCCGCCAGGGGATGCCCATTCTGCGCTATCGTACCCGCGACCTTACCCGTTTTCTGCCCGGAGTATGCGGCTGTGGGCGCATGCACCGCCGCATGGACCGTATCCTCGGCCGCGCGGATGACATGTTTATCATCAAGGGCGTCAATGTTTACCCCATGCAGGTCGAGCAGGTCATCATGACCTTCCCTGAAGTGGGGCAGAGCTATCTTATCCTGCTGGAGAACGATGGTATCGGCGATGTCATGCGGGTGCAGGTGGAAGTGCGCGACGAATTCTTTGTGGAAGACATGCGCGTTCTGCAAAGCCTGCAGAAAACTATTGCCCAGCGCCTGCGTGATGAAATCCTCATCACGCCCAGGGTAGAGCTTGTGCAGAGCAACAGCCTGCCGCGCGCCGAAGGCAAGGCCGTTCGCCTGCAAGACATGCGCGAAAAAAAATAATACCGGAAACTGTATGGATTTTTTGCCATTTCCCCTTGCCAGTCTGCTGGCGGGCGCATTCATCACCTTGCTGGGCTTCGTGCTTTTGCTCAACGTCTTCGGGCTGCCCGCCAACTGGGTGCTGCTGGGACTTGTGGCCCTGTGGAAGATGGCGCATCCCGCTTCGGACGCAATGAACGTCTGGTTCTGGGTCATGATGATAGCTCTGGCCCTTGTGGGCGAAGCGCTGGAACTGGGCATGCAGATAGTCAAGGCCAAGCGGTATGGCTCAAGTTCGTCAGGCACATTCGCGGGCATGATCGGGGCCATTGCCGGAGCCATTTTACTGGCGCCGCTGTTTTTTGGCCTCGGGGCACTCATTGGCGCGGTGGCTGGCGCATGGACCGGCTGTTTTATTATGGAAATGCTCAAGGGCCGCCCCTTGGGCGAAGCGCTGGATGCGGCCTTTGGGGCTATGATGGGGCGCTTTTTGGGCACAGTGTGCAAGTGCGGTGTTGGCGGGGCCATGCTGGCTCTGGCGGCAAGCCGTATCTGGCCTCAAGTGCCGGCGCAAACACTGCCGGTGGCCTCCGATCCGCTGCAACTGGTGCTGGCCCTGATCGGAGGCGTGTGCTGATATGGCTTCTCTGCTTGACGGGTTGGATATTGTTCTGGTCAAAACACGTTTTCCTGAAAATATCGGTATGGCTGCGCGGGCTTGCGTCAATATGGGCTGTTCATCGCTGTCTCTTGTGGATCCCGAGCGGTGGGACAAGGAGAAGGCTCGCCCGCTTGCCACGCCCAAAGGGCAGGATCTGCTGGATGACGTAAAGGTCTATGCTGACCTGCCGGAAGCCGTAGCTCCCGTAACCCTTGTGGTAGGAACCACAGCGCGGGTGGGGGGCTGGCGTCAATCCCTGCTCTCGCCGGGGCGTGCCGCTGCGGACGTGGCGGAGGCCCTGGCGCACGGCGAAAGGGTGGCCCTTGTTTTTGGCCCGGAAGACCGGGGCCTGAACAATGAAGAAATAACCCATTGCCATAAGCTTGTGACCATACCAACGGACCCTGCGGCCAGTTCGCTTAACCTTGCGCAGGCCGTGTTGCTGCTTTTATATGAATGCGCCGATGCCCTGCGCAACAGACCGGGAAAAGACGCCGGAAATGCAGAAAAAAAACATCCCGGCGGGGGCAGGCAGGTAACGGCGGCAGAGCAGGAGCGTCTGATGGAATCCCTGAAAGACATGCTGCTGCGTCTCGATTACCTGCATGGCGATAATCCTGATTATTTTATCATGCCCTGGCGGCGGCTCTTTAGCAGGGCCGGTTTACGGCGTCATGAGTATGACGCGTTGATGGGCCTGTGCCGTCAGGTGCGCCACAAGCTGGGCTGACCCGCAGGTGCCGCACTGTCCAATATTTTGCCCGCTGACGCTCGTCAGCGGGCTTTTGTTTGTGGGGGGCAGCCCGGGCACTGCAACGTAATCCGCCCTGACCGGAGAGCGTGC contains the following coding sequences:
- a CDS encoding YeiH family protein, giving the protein MEDKGLLGKIVAIIPGLVLMIGTLAVLRMYAVPWLNGITLFGVKGWPVKVLSLNYILLSIIAGMLFRNVLFGGKIPAWADAGFRTTRLFIKTGVIMLGSLYTLQSLLKLGISAALLIMAFVFGTVFLIMWLSKIWKVDRSVAAVMAAACGVCGVSAAVAAAPGVRARPVDLALAIATILGFGIVTMFISPFIGKALNLSDLQYGAWVGTGILNSGQVLATCLAFNPVIAPGTAVAYGEVWNVVRVISIPFVVFAITVWYWKGEGEAEHISLKEILISKFPIFVLGFFGMTALSSLGMLGAEGSETLHLLRDCMQWIFGIGLVGQGAYIDFREIKAAGGKPLRLGLTAGTVKYVLALIVIMLFMPKVGAF
- a CDS encoding biotin/lipoyl-binding protein, yielding MSNDKQKMTVFRNDRHEDIASIIFAGLVVICVLGYMAFIVPTVKVKASQDGKLVSVAVEKGAEVKKGDVIYSLEVVEKKWKDNVMEEKVVTRDVSVKANGKVLDVPGKPGEKVKKGKDTIIVLDHEKGTLP
- a CDS encoding universal stress protein; translated protein: MMSASAPKNILLLLDEESPAAAEAVRIARESGAALTALFVLDSTWNDYVGHDWLSGSGSRADFIDYMQQEEEKSAARAFTRLREFAGDQMEIHCLTTSGNVIDHARQEMVRGYDLFVAANPLRRGLERIRGNVGALCENAPCRILLVPAA
- a CDS encoding formate transporter FocA; this encodes MHDPSSFEALNPQQMCHKAVVIMAGKALRPAPNAFMLAVMAGVFIGLGFVYCAVANTAGAGKIVGGLVFSLGLMLVIVLGADLFTSTTMTLLPRACRKITWGQMFSNWGIVYAGNFVGSLFLAALILLSGHPWASGGDIAVFYINTTENKLTHTFIEAIFLGTMCNLLVCLGVWMSYAGRSLIDKMAACLFPVGLFIACGFEHSVANMFMIPIGILCNDMMPPAVAARLTDPEHTATVLTWSNFIFKNLIPVTLGNILGGGVFVGMFHWLIYLRSGHGGHKHTGRAAVQKQVRSTD
- a CDS encoding IS4 family transposase, giving the protein MPHKEILDLSHHTTLFSQLLSLIPGHVFEKLERKHKTGRSSRQFGFKEQFTVMAFIQLAARRSLRDGLRALEAAKRRLYHLGLKSVARSTVADANNSRPVEFFKDLFAEMYGLCHLRAPRHKFRFKCKLYSMDATTISLCLSIFPWASFRRNKAGVKVNTVLDHDGYIPAFLDINNAKTHESRMAKSLSLPKGSIVTFDKGYICYSWFRMLTAKGIFFVTRLKSNAAYKLVDRRAVDRKTGVTSDHIIDVSSRGKTTRLRRIGYRDAKTGKRYEFLTNHFRLSAKTIADIYKERWQIEIFFREVKQNLHIKSFVGRSENAVHIQIYTALTVYLLLAYQKFLSKLGLSVQQLFELICLNLFGKDSLEELLNPRRRKTINTYSYSLLAMGA
- a CDS encoding IS4 family transposase, giving the protein MPHKEILDLSHHTTLFSQLLSLIPGHVFEKLERKHKTGRSSRQFGFKEQFTVMAFIQLAARRSLRDGLRALEAAKRRLYHLGLKSVARSTVADANNSRPVEFFKDLFAEMYGLCHLRAPRHKFRFKCKLYSMDATTISLCLSIFPWASFRRNKAGVKVNTVLDHDGYIPAFLDINNAKTHESRMAKSLSLPKGSIVTFDKGYICYSWFRMLTAKGIFFVTRLKSNAAYKLVDRRAVDRKTGVTSDHIIDVSSRGKTTRLRRIGYRDAKTGKRYEFLTNHFRLSAKTIADIYKERWQIEIFFREVKQNLHIKSFVGRSENAVHIQIYTALTVYLLLAYQKFLSKLGLSVQQLFELICLNLFGKDSLEELLNPRRRKTINTYSYSLLAMGA
- a CDS encoding AAA family ATPase — its product is MLLIFGGLPGTGKTTIARQVAQKLSAAYIRMDSLELALVRSGLAKNQWDLGPAGYIAGYALAADNLRLGLSVVADSVNPLRITRNAWRDIAVQEGVDYLEIEIICSDTEQHKERVEGRSPDISGHVLPDWQSVVNQKYEPWDRERIVLDTAKLRLMWPSVKYLRKLAGMLSMSPIFLAFSIMAKMRANKTDLEFPAPSLGLIHDDQCSYQCCPVKHP
- a CDS encoding DUF1786 domain-containing protein produces the protein MDENVHKFLRRTGPVLCLDIGSGTQDALLARPGLECENWPRFVLPSPARMVAQRIRELTLLRHDLWLHGSNMGGGFSQAIKEHLAAGFKVWATPAASRGIHDSEDVVRAMGVEFCATCPVGCVPVFLSDYGPDFWAGLLRISGLPQPHMVLAAAQDHGHHVGGNRQGRMLMWNRLLAESADPASWIYSTPPPSLTRLQPLHDKTGGPVADTGASALLGALCDSEVMNRSYREGITVINVGNGHTVAALVYKGLVRGIYEHHTGMRNLEQLLADLEQFRKHWLPAEEVQATGGHGTAFGPYCEEAGGYEPTFITGPRRALLQGHGRFLAPHGDMMLAGSLGLLWGWARTHAD